Proteins encoded together in one uncultured Desulfosarcina sp. window:
- a CDS encoding FUSC family protein: protein MNNVSTNLTHGFKTALAAVLAYYITTILALDFGYWAVITAVIVMQVYVADSVEMCFYRLSGTLIGAAMGVVVLLVIPKTAFFTGAALFVTVGICSFLTRFNTRYRMAGITVVIVVMTGICVQDVFIFGLYRVLEICIGILCAFLVSVLVLPKRKVDTLRAALERQAKACAERCLILVDAFVSRQQNVEESPVAELVKDVWKNHELLQKASRNESLIYSRKFNENFPLKVSVISRSVEHLRNMVRALNAFDDDGYDIIMAGELKKLAETSGRALVLFVKNEYSTIGDDLEKTISELDDRLGSIRKEGLVRRFDSRKLVQVFSFYSSLLYFADDILTAITSVNREP from the coding sequence ATGAACAACGTATCGACAAATTTGACCCATGGATTCAAAACCGCGTTGGCGGCCGTTCTTGCTTACTACATTACTACGATTTTAGCCCTCGATTTCGGATACTGGGCCGTCATAACCGCCGTAATTGTCATGCAGGTGTATGTGGCCGACTCGGTGGAGATGTGCTTTTATCGCCTTTCCGGGACCCTCATCGGAGCGGCAATGGGTGTCGTCGTACTCCTGGTTATTCCCAAAACAGCTTTTTTCACCGGGGCCGCTTTATTCGTCACCGTAGGTATTTGCAGCTTCCTCACACGGTTTAATACCCGATATCGAATGGCGGGCATCACGGTTGTCATTGTCGTAATGACCGGAATTTGTGTTCAGGATGTTTTTATTTTCGGGTTGTATCGTGTCCTTGAAATCTGCATCGGAATTTTATGTGCGTTTCTTGTTTCGGTTCTGGTTTTGCCGAAACGCAAAGTGGACACGCTGCGCGCAGCGCTTGAAAGGCAGGCGAAGGCATGCGCCGAACGATGTTTGATCCTGGTGGATGCATTCGTCTCGAGGCAACAGAATGTGGAGGAATCCCCTGTCGCCGAACTGGTTAAGGATGTTTGGAAAAATCATGAACTGTTGCAGAAGGCCAGCCGAAATGAATCGCTGATCTACAGCAGAAAATTCAATGAGAACTTTCCCCTTAAAGTTTCGGTCATCAGCCGCTCGGTAGAGCACCTGCGCAATATGGTCCGGGCGCTGAACGCCTTCGATGATGACGGGTATGACATCATCATGGCCGGAGAGTTGAAAAAACTCGCCGAAACGAGCGGCCGTGCCCTTGTCCTATTTGTCAAAAATGAATATTCGACCATCGGGGACGACCTTGAGAAAACCATTTCGGAGCTGGATGACAGGCTTGGCAGTATCCGCAAAGAAGGTCTCGTACGGCGGTTCGATTCCAGGAAGCTTGTGCAGGTCTTTTCGTTTTACAGCAGTCTGCTTTATTTTGCCGACGATATTCTTACCGCAATAACTTCGGTGAACCGTGAACCGTGA
- a CDS encoding ABC transporter ATP-binding protein yields MLRVEHIETFYGKSQALFGVDLRIREGKVVTLLGRNGMGKSTTVRSIMGLTPIRSGRIAFDKKEIHRLPSYAIARLGIGLVPEGRQIFPNLTVKENMAAFAANRLKAPTPYTLETVLTLFPRLADRLNHLGNQLSGGEQQMLAVVRALMTNPKLLILDEATEGLAPLIRREIWQGLATLKANGHAILVIDKNLDALMKLADRHCIMENGQVVWRGTTAELAADDGLKARYLGV; encoded by the coding sequence ATGCTTCGCGTAGAACATATCGAAACCTTTTACGGTAAAAGCCAGGCGCTGTTCGGCGTCGATCTTCGTATTCGCGAAGGCAAAGTGGTTACCCTGCTGGGCCGCAACGGCATGGGCAAAAGCACGACGGTACGCTCCATCATGGGCTTGACCCCCATCCGCTCGGGCCGCATCGCCTTCGATAAAAAAGAGATCCACCGTCTGCCCAGCTACGCCATCGCCCGGCTGGGCATCGGCCTGGTTCCCGAAGGCCGCCAGATCTTCCCCAACCTCACCGTAAAGGAGAACATGGCGGCCTTCGCCGCCAATCGCCTGAAGGCCCCGACGCCGTATACCCTGGAAACAGTGCTGACCCTCTTCCCACGGCTGGCTGACCGCCTGAATCATTTGGGCAACCAGCTTTCCGGCGGCGAGCAGCAGATGCTCGCCGTGGTCCGCGCCCTGATGACCAATCCCAAGCTGCTCATTCTGGATGAAGCTACCGAAGGCCTGGCTCCGCTGATCCGCAGGGAAATCTGGCAGGGACTGGCCACCCTGAAAGCCAACGGCCACGCGATTCTGGTGATCGACAAAAACCTCGATGCGTTGATGAAGCTCGCCGACCGCCACTGCATCATGGAAAACGGGCAGGTGGTCTGGCGGGGGACAACCGCTGAACTGGCCGCAGACGACGGCCTCAAAGCCCGCTATCTGGGGGTGTAA
- a CDS encoding ABC transporter ATP-binding protein, whose amino-acid sequence MAESLLTVNSLVKHFGAVAASDGFSLELAEGELHALIGPNGAGKTTALNQLCGELLPDGGQIFFNGREITRTPVHRRARLGLARSYQITSVFERLTVRENLSLAIQAHNGHSFRFWRKAVDDPVIRPAIGPALERVGLEERAETPASHLSHGEKRQLEVGMALVGQPKLLLLDEPYAGMGPGGAVELTKLIRRLKSEVTILLVEHDMGAVFSLADRITVLVYGKAIASGTPVAIRNDPEVRQAYLGD is encoded by the coding sequence ATGGCTGAATCGCTTCTCACCGTCAATTCGCTGGTCAAACACTTCGGTGCCGTTGCGGCCAGCGACGGCTTTTCCTTGGAACTGGCCGAAGGCGAACTGCATGCCCTGATCGGCCCCAATGGCGCCGGCAAAACCACCGCCCTCAACCAGCTTTGCGGAGAACTGTTGCCGGACGGCGGACAGATTTTCTTCAACGGAAGGGAAATTACCCGGACGCCCGTCCATCGGCGGGCGCGGCTGGGGCTGGCGCGATCCTACCAGATCACCTCGGTTTTCGAGCGCCTCACCGTCAGGGAGAATCTCTCTCTTGCCATTCAGGCCCACAACGGACATAGCTTCCGTTTCTGGAGGAAGGCCGTCGACGATCCGGTGATTCGTCCGGCCATTGGCCCGGCCCTGGAACGGGTGGGCCTGGAAGAGAGGGCGGAGACACCGGCCTCGCACCTCTCCCACGGCGAAAAACGGCAGCTGGAGGTGGGTATGGCCCTCGTCGGCCAACCCAAACTGCTGCTGCTGGATGAGCCCTATGCCGGCATGGGACCCGGCGGCGCCGTGGAATTGACCAAACTGATTCGGCGGTTGAAATCCGAGGTCACGATCCTGCTGGTGGAACATGACATGGGCGCAGTTTTCTCACTGGCCGACCGCATCACGGTGCTGGTCTATGGAAAAGCCATTGCCAGCGGAACGCCGGTGGCCATTCGGAATGATCCGGAAGTCAGGCAGGCCTATTTGGGAGATTAA
- a CDS encoding branched-chain amino acid ABC transporter permease, translated as MKTFPSRFPNRKTLIVAAAALLLLALPPVAQMIDEAYLITLFSRILIYALAAVSLDLMLGLGGMVSLGHAAFFGIGAYVVCISSFHSLENLPVLTWPIIISGSENGLVVWPAAVALSAAAAMVVGALSLRTTGMHFIMITLAFAQMLYYFFVSLEAYGGDDGISLFSRNTFPGLDLASDVQFYYLCLAALAIFLFLSFRLATARFGMVVKGCRENERRMKSLGFPTFRYRLVCFIIAGAGAGLAGALIANQTEYVSPGLMHWTRSGEILVMVLLGGMGTLFGPVLGAVALLLAEEILSIYTEHWMVYLGPFLVFVVLFAKRGIYGWIAGGNGAHG; from the coding sequence ATGAAAACCTTTCCGTCCCGCTTTCCGAATCGCAAGACCCTGATCGTAGCCGCAGCTGCCCTGCTGCTCCTGGCGCTTCCGCCCGTCGCGCAAATGATCGACGAAGCTTATCTGATTACCCTTTTCAGCCGCATTTTGATCTATGCCCTGGCCGCGGTCAGCCTCGACCTGATGCTGGGGTTGGGCGGCATGGTGAGTTTGGGGCACGCCGCTTTTTTCGGCATCGGCGCCTATGTGGTCTGTATTTCCTCCTTTCATAGCCTGGAGAACCTCCCTGTTCTCACCTGGCCGATTATCATCAGCGGCAGCGAAAACGGTCTGGTGGTCTGGCCGGCCGCCGTGGCGCTGTCCGCCGCCGCGGCTATGGTGGTGGGCGCCCTGAGCCTGCGCACCACCGGCATGCATTTTATCATGATCACCCTGGCCTTTGCCCAGATGCTTTACTACTTCTTTGTTTCCCTGGAAGCCTACGGGGGCGATGACGGCATCAGCCTCTTTTCGCGCAACACCTTTCCCGGCCTCGATCTGGCAAGCGACGTCCAGTTTTATTACCTGTGCCTGGCGGCCCTGGCCATTTTTCTCTTTCTTTCCTTTCGACTGGCCACGGCCCGCTTCGGGATGGTCGTCAAGGGGTGCCGGGAAAACGAACGACGCATGAAATCGCTGGGCTTTCCCACCTTCCGATACCGGCTGGTCTGTTTCATCATCGCCGGGGCCGGCGCCGGACTGGCAGGCGCCCTGATTGCCAACCAGACCGAATACGTCAGCCCCGGCCTCATGCACTGGACCCGCTCCGGAGAAATTCTGGTCATGGTGCTGCTCGGCGGTATGGGAACCCTTTTCGGGCCGGTACTGGGAGCCGTGGCCCTGCTGTTGGCCGAAGAGATCCTGTCCATCTACACCGAACACTGGATGGTCTATCTGGGGCCATTTCTGGTTTTTGTGGTGCTGTTCGCCAAACGCGGTATTTACGGATGGATCGCAGGAGGAAACGGCGCCCATGGCTGA
- a CDS encoding branched-chain amino acid ABC transporter permease, with translation MLLFIEQLLNGLQLGIMLFLMSAGLTLVFGIMQVINLAHGSFYMIGAYVGATVAARTGSFLLGLMAALPASALAGMLVELLVLRRLYKKEHLDQVLATFGLIMFFNELTRIVWGRQPLFMDVPSWLAGSVEIIHGVPYPSYRIAVIVVGIIVGVLLYLLFTRTRLGMQIRAGASNREMAAALGVNIRLLYTLVFGLGTLLAGLAGVMAGPILAVEAGMGESVLILTFVVIVIGGIGSIRGALVGALLVGLVDTLGRAFLPMLLRTIFSAAYADGVAASLASMSVYILMAAILVWRPKGLLPSIR, from the coding sequence GTGCTCCTTTTCATCGAACAACTCCTCAACGGCCTCCAGCTCGGCATCATGCTATTTCTCATGTCCGCCGGTCTGACCCTGGTCTTCGGTATCATGCAGGTGATCAACCTGGCCCATGGTTCCTTTTACATGATTGGGGCCTATGTCGGCGCGACCGTCGCCGCACGCACCGGCTCGTTCCTGCTGGGCCTGATGGCCGCCCTACCGGCTTCGGCCCTGGCGGGCATGCTGGTCGAGCTCCTGGTGCTGCGCCGTCTCTACAAGAAAGAGCACCTCGATCAGGTTTTGGCCACCTTCGGTCTGATCATGTTCTTCAACGAACTGACGCGCATCGTCTGGGGACGTCAGCCGCTGTTTATGGATGTGCCTTCGTGGCTGGCGGGAAGCGTCGAAATCATCCACGGCGTCCCCTACCCCAGCTACCGCATCGCCGTCATCGTCGTGGGCATCATCGTTGGCGTACTGCTCTACCTGCTGTTCACCCGCACCCGTCTGGGCATGCAGATCCGTGCCGGGGCCAGCAACCGGGAAATGGCCGCAGCCCTGGGCGTGAACATCCGCCTGCTCTACACCCTGGTTTTCGGCCTGGGAACCCTTCTGGCCGGCCTGGCGGGCGTCATGGCCGGTCCCATCCTCGCGGTGGAAGCCGGGATGGGCGAAAGCGTTTTGATCCTGACCTTCGTCGTGATCGTCATCGGCGGCATCGGATCTATCCGCGGCGCTCTGGTCGGCGCCCTGCTGGTAGGGCTGGTGGACACCCTTGGCCGCGCTTTTCTCCCGATGCTCTTGAGAACGATTTTCAGCGCCGCCTATGCCGACGGCGTGGCGGCTTCGCTGGCATCCATGTCGGTCTATATTCTCATGGCGGCGATTCTGGTGTGGCGTCCGAAAGGACTGCTGCCCAGTATACGTTGA